The following proteins come from a genomic window of Malus sylvestris chromosome 4, drMalSylv7.2, whole genome shotgun sequence:
- the LOC126617780 gene encoding wound-induced protein 1-like, which translates to MQNKAIVEALYKALAQGKTDTVGKLLASDLEWWFHGPPKSQHMMRVLTGKSSHTDFRFEPRSITEIGDGVIIAEGWEGAKAYWVHAWTLKDGLITQFREYFNTWLTVRDLKLEGWESFTVWESMPNDLFHRSLPALLLAI; encoded by the coding sequence ATGCAGAACAAGGCAATTGTTGAAGCTCTCTACAAGGCATTGGCACAGGGCAAAACAGACACAGTGGGAAAGCTTCTAGCCAGTGACCTAGAATGGTGGTTCCATGGCCCCCCAAAGAGCCAGCACATGATGCGCGTGCTCACAGGGAAGTCCAGCCACACTGACTTCAGGTTCGAGCCCAGAAGCATCACAGAGATTGGAGATGGTGTGATCATTGCCGAGGGATGGGAAGGGGCCAAGGCCTACTGGGTCCATGCGTGGACCCTTAAAGATGGGTTGATTACGCAGTTCAGGGAGTATTTTAACACGTGGCTGACTGTGAGGGATCTGAAGCTGGAGGGGTGGGAGAGCTTCACTGTGTGGGAGAGCATGCCGAATGACCTGTTCCACCGCTCCTTGCCAGCCCTATTGCTTgctatttag